In Streptomyces rapamycinicus NRRL 5491, the genomic stretch GGTGCGAAATCGAGCCACCTGAGGTCGGTTTCGCGTCACCGATGAGGAGGCAGGGTGCGCAGGATCGTCGTGCTGTCGACGGGCGGAACCATTGCCACGCGGCAGGACGCCCATGGCACCAGGCTCGCCGCCGAGCCCGCGGACGCCCTGTTGGAGCGGCTCCCGTGGCCGCCGGGGGTGGCGATCGAGGCGAGGGACGTGTTCTGCCTGGGCAGCTATCTGCTGACCCCGGCCGATATGCACGGCGTCGCCCTGGCCGTCCGCGAGGCGCTGGCCGACGAGTCGGTGGCCGGGGTCGTCGTCACCCACGGCACCGACAGCCTGGAGGAGACCGCCTATCTGGTGGATCTCTTTCACGGCGACCCCCGGCCCGTGGTGTTCACCGGGGCGATGCGCCCGGCGGACGCCCCGGACGGCGACGGCCCGCGCAATCTGGCGGACGCGATCACGGTCGCGGACGCCGTCGCCGCCCGTGACCTGGGGGTGCTGGTCTGTTTCGACGGCCAGGTCTACCCCGCCCGTGGCACCCGTAAGGCGCACACCACGGCGCCCGCCGCGTTCGCGGCACCCGACGGCGGCCCGCTGGGGCGGGTCGGCGACGGCGAGGTGCGGATCTCGGCGGTGCCGGTGCGCCCCAAACCGCTGGACCTCGGCGCCTTCCGCCCCGACGGGATCCGCGCTGACATCGTGGCCTGCTACCCCGGATGCGATGTCCGGGCGTTGCGCGCGGTGGCCGACGCGGGCGCCCGCGGGGTGGTGCTCGAAGCCACCGGGGCGGGCAACGCCAACCCGGAGGTCGCCGCGGAGGTCGCCAGGCTCACCGCGTCCGGTGTCGTCGTCGCCCTGTCCACCCGGGTGCACGCGGGCCCCGTGGCCGCGCTCTACGGAAACGGCGGCGGCGCGGATCTGGTGCGGGCCGGGGCCGTCCCCACCGGAACCCTGCGCCCCTCCCAGGCGCGGGTCCTGCTCATCGCCCTGCTCGGCGCCTACGGCGATCCGGAGCGGGTGCGGGCCGAATTCAACGATTCACTGGAGAGGAACACCCATGGCTAAAGAGATCTTCGTGGCGTTCGGCGTCGATGTGGACGCGGTGGCCGGCTGGCTGGGCT encodes the following:
- a CDS encoding asparaginase, producing the protein MRRIVVLSTGGTIATRQDAHGTRLAAEPADALLERLPWPPGVAIEARDVFCLGSYLLTPADMHGVALAVREALADESVAGVVVTHGTDSLEETAYLVDLFHGDPRPVVFTGAMRPADAPDGDGPRNLADAITVADAVAARDLGVLVCFDGQVYPARGTRKAHTTAPAAFAAPDGGPLGRVGDGEVRISAVPVRPKPLDLGAFRPDGIRADIVACYPGCDVRALRAVADAGARGVVLEATGAGNANPEVAAEVARLTASGVVVALSTRVHAGPVAALYGNGGGADLVRAGAVPTGTLRPSQARVLLIALLGAYGDPERVRAEFNDSLERNTHG